One genomic segment of Actinoplanes ianthinogenes includes these proteins:
- a CDS encoding type 1 glutamine amidotransferase domain-containing protein, producing MPTSITGKRVAFLATDGVEEVEYTEPRKAVENAGGTAELISIKDGQIQAVNHLDKAGTYPVDRLVTDARVTEYDALVLPGGVANPDFLRADPAAVRFVGDFVATGKPVAAICHGPWTLVEAGVVGGRTLTSWPSLRTDVTNAGATWVDEPVHVDGALVTSRKPDDLPAFCDQLLAQVAA from the coding sequence ATGCCTACGTCCATCACCGGTAAGCGGGTCGCGTTCCTGGCCACCGACGGCGTGGAGGAAGTGGAGTACACCGAGCCGCGCAAGGCGGTGGAGAACGCCGGCGGCACCGCCGAGCTGATCTCGATCAAGGACGGCCAGATCCAGGCCGTCAACCACCTGGACAAGGCCGGGACGTACCCGGTGGACCGGCTGGTCACGGACGCCCGGGTGACCGAGTACGACGCGCTGGTGCTGCCGGGCGGCGTCGCCAACCCGGACTTCCTGCGCGCCGACCCGGCCGCCGTCCGGTTCGTCGGTGACTTCGTCGCCACCGGCAAGCCGGTCGCCGCGATCTGCCACGGCCCGTGGACCCTGGTCGAGGCGGGCGTGGTCGGCGGGCGCACGCTGACCAGCTGGCCGAGCCTGCGCACCGACGTCACCAACGCCGGCGCCACCTGGGTCGACGAACCGGTCCACGTCGACGGCGCGCTGGTCACCAGCCGCAAGCCGGACGACCTGCCGGCCTTCTGCGACCAGCTCCTGGCCCAGGTCGCCGCCTGA
- a CDS encoding TspO/MBR family protein: MTIPTWVKTTAAVVAAAGAGSLATDPKSAWYRTLRKPSWQPPPAAFPAVWTPLYALIAVAGARALDRSPDAAGRRAFGWTYGVDLGLNAAWTLLFFGAKRPRLALAEILALNAANVVLWRQAGRIDRLAGAALAPYVAWCLFATALNTAIVRRNPST; the protein is encoded by the coding sequence ATGACCATTCCCACCTGGGTGAAGACGACCGCCGCGGTGGTCGCGGCGGCGGGGGCCGGATCGCTGGCCACCGACCCGAAGTCCGCGTGGTACCGCACGCTGCGCAAGCCGTCCTGGCAGCCGCCGCCGGCCGCGTTCCCGGCGGTGTGGACCCCGCTGTACGCGCTGATCGCGGTGGCCGGGGCCAGGGCCCTCGATCGCAGCCCGGACGCGGCCGGCCGGCGGGCGTTCGGCTGGACGTATGGTGTTGATCTGGGTCTCAACGCGGCCTGGACCCTGCTGTTCTTCGGGGCGAAGCGGCCCAGGCTCGCGCTCGCCGAGATCCTCGCCCTGAACGCGGCCAACGTGGTCCTCTGGCGGCAAGCGGGGCGCATCGACCGGCTGGCCGGTGCGGCGCTCGCGCCGTACGTGGCGTGGTGCCTGTTCGCGACGGCGCTGAACACCGCGATCGTGCGCCGGAACCCGTCGACGTAG